A genomic window from Vanessa cardui chromosome Z, ilVanCard2.1, whole genome shotgun sequence includes:
- the LOC124543368 gene encoding uncharacterized protein LOC124543368 isoform X1 — protein MVIKENSDSEIEYNGFEVSKARKRQHKKRNPKNSNHRNSCQEHTCINNNETCTSSSSSSSNSQLLQRFNESIQTRELHHNSEEPATYAPHHSSVPFEEQNNFIVQPCTPTYNQSRKLQKKRKMRVRRDRQCSKRTCANCEINKNRLQYSERKVETIRRTNELLRRNILLLNRRSEQLYNILVATGLTEQ, from the exons atggttataaaagaaaatagcgATAGCGAAATTGAATACAATGGATTTGAAGTTTCAAAAGCAAGAAAGAGGCAACATAAAAAGCGAAACCCAAAAAACTCTAATCATAGAAATTCGTGCCAAGAACATACGTGCATAAATAACAAT GAAACCTGTACATCAAGTAGTAGCTCATCAAGTAATAGTCAGCTTTTACAAAGATTCAATGAGTCCATTCAAACAAGAGAGCTACATCACAATTCAGAAG aACCTGCAACATATGCTCCACATCATTCTTCTGTTCCTTTTGA AGAACAAAACAACTTCATTGTTCAACCATGTACTCCAACATATAATCAAT CTCGTAAATTGCAAAAAAAGCGAAAGATGCGCGTTCGTCGTGACCGTCAATGTTCAAAGAGAACGTGTGCAAATTgcgaaattaacaaaaacag GTTGCAATATAGCGAAAGAAAAGTAGAAACCATCAGAAGGACAAATGAATTACTAAGGAGAAATATTCTCCTCTTAAATAGGAGATCTGAACAATTGTACAATATACTTGTCGCAACCGGATTAACGGAGCAGTAG
- the LOC124543368 gene encoding uncharacterized protein LOC124543368 isoform X2 yields MVIKENSDSEIEYNGFEVSKARKRQHKKRNPKNSNHRNSCQEHTCINNNETCTSSSSSSSNSQLLQRFNESIQTRELHHNSEEPATYAPHHSSVPFEEQNNFIVQPCTPTYNQCCNIAKEK; encoded by the exons atggttataaaagaaaatagcgATAGCGAAATTGAATACAATGGATTTGAAGTTTCAAAAGCAAGAAAGAGGCAACATAAAAAGCGAAACCCAAAAAACTCTAATCATAGAAATTCGTGCCAAGAACATACGTGCATAAATAACAAT GAAACCTGTACATCAAGTAGTAGCTCATCAAGTAATAGTCAGCTTTTACAAAGATTCAATGAGTCCATTCAAACAAGAGAGCTACATCACAATTCAGAAG aACCTGCAACATATGCTCCACATCATTCTTCTGTTCCTTTTGA AGAACAAAACAACTTCATTGTTCAACCATGTACTCCAACATATAATCAAT GTTGCAATATAGCGAAAGAAAAGTAG
- the LOC124543180 gene encoding probable cytochrome P450 305a1, with the protein MLLWILITTVLLLSVLVNMIVKPKNYPPGPRWYPFFGCNNILHTRTIKHGSQWKAISEMAKEYSTNVLGLKMGNERVVVVYGEKNIRQVSNDKEFDARPDSFFLRLRSFGRRAGITFVDGPLWKEHRLFTFKYLRNLGYGKQLMHKDIKENLTNILNIIDSSNGNPINIKAAVAMTAMNILWKYVAGEPIKESQLKKIIELLSARSKIFTMAGGWLNQWPFLRFIAPEWSGYAVIKRMNEQLYDIIIESINKHKNRSVKGTDYIYAFMDEMRQNKETYTEDQLIGICLDFLIAGAQTTGSSFDFMILAALRYADIQEKIYQEIVSVLGEEDYNWSDIKRLVYTTAFLCEVQRFYTIAVFSGARRTLSDVTVDGYTIPSGTTVLVSLGDLHADPELWDEPAKFEPMRFIDAKGSLKTSTLSLPFGLGRRRCPGEPLAKPFLLTSLVAILQKYKIVSSNGVLPSDEPYIGLLAEPRPFTARFIKRKSNQ; encoded by the exons ATGTTATTATGGATTTTAATCACGACGGTTCTATTGCTGTCCGTTCTCGTCAACATGATCGTTAAGCCGAAAAATTATCCACCAG gtCCCAGATGGTATCCATTTTTCggttgtaataatattttacacacaAGAACTATTAAACACGGTTCGCAGTGGAAAGCAATATCCGAAATGGCGAAAGAATATTCCACGAATGTTCTAGGATTGAAAATGGGAAACGAGAGGGTAGTAGTCGTGTATGGAGAGAAAAATATCCGGCAAGTCAGCAATGACAAAGAGTTCGATGCTCGGCCAGACAGCTTTTTCTTAAGACTAAGGTCGTTTGGTAGAAGGGCTG GTATCACTTTCGTAGATGGTCCTCTTTGGAAAGAACACAGATTgttcacatttaaatatttaagaaatttggGTTATGGGAAACAGTTGATGCATAAAGACATCAAAGAAAATTTGACAAATATACTGAATATTATCGACAGCAGCAATGGAaatccaataaatataaaagctgCAGTCGCAATGACCGCCATGAACATACTGTGGAAGTATGTAGCag GCGAACCTATAAAAGAATCGcaactaaagaaaataatagaattGCTGAGCGCTAGGTCGAAAATCTTTACGATGGCCGGAGGGTGGCTGAACCAGTGGCCTTTCCTAAGATTTATCGCACCTGAATGGAGTGGTTATGCTGTTATTAAGAGAATGAATGAGCAACTCTATGACATTATTATA GagtcaataaataaacacaaaaatagatcAGTTAAAGgaacagattatatatatgcTTTTATGGATGAAATGCGTCAAAATAAAGAAACGTACACAG AGGATCAATTGATAGGTATATGTTTAGATTTTCTTATTGCTGGTGCACAGACGACGGGAAGTTCGTTCGATTTTATGATATTAGCAGCATTACGATACGCGGATATACAAGAGAAAATATACCAAGAAATTGTTAGTGTTCTAGGTGAAGAAGATTATAATTGGTCAGATATAAAGAG acTCGTGTACACTACAGCGTTTCTGTGCGAGGTCCAAAGATTTTATACAATAGCCGTATTTTCTGGTGCTAGAAGGACGCTTAGTGACGTCACCGTGGATGGCTATACAATTCCCTCGGGTACGACTGTTCTCGTGTCTCTCGGCGACTTACACGCGGACCCGGAGCTGTGGGACGAGCCGGCTAAATTCGAACCGATGAGATTTATCGATGCGAAAGGCTCGCTGAAAACTTCGACACTTTCACTGCCGTTTGGTTTGg GTCGCAGACGCTGTCCCGGGGAACCGTTGGCTAAACCTTTCCTATTGACATCGTTGGTAGCGATTTTACAGAAATACAAAATAGTATCCAGTAATGGCGTGCTCCCTTCAGATGAACCTTACATCGGGTTGCTCGCAGAACCTCGTCCATTTACCGCcagatttattaaaagaaaatcaaaccAGTGA